In Cinclus cinclus chromosome 13, bCinCin1.1, whole genome shotgun sequence, a genomic segment contains:
- the LOC134049012 gene encoding merozoite surface protein CMZ-8-like yields MPVSSCARLNKTGNCRFAWDRGTPNILPGYPKSSPGTPNILPGYPKSSPGTPNILPGYPQILPGYPKSSPGTPNILPGYLKSSPGTPNILPGSPKSSLGTSTSTPGNSTSSSSASSSSPDTPAPSWHLPLAPPGYPGLFPGYPSISSRYSQHHPDTSGTFPGSPGTFPGNPGTLPWSQWCRQGEHLAPFDIPAGFGN; encoded by the exons ATGCCGGTGTCAAGCTGCGCCCGCCTGAATAAAACCGGGAATTGTCGCTTTGCTTGGGATCgcg gTACCCCCAACATCCTCCCCGGgtaccccaaatcctccccggGTACCCCCAACATCCTCCCTGGgtaccccaaatcctccccggGTACCCCCAACATCCTCCCCGGGtacccccaaatcctccccgggtaccccaaatcctccccggGTACCCCCAACATCCTCCCTGGGTACCTCAAATCCTCCCCGGGTACCCCCAACATCCTCCCTGGCAGCCCCAAATCTTCCCTGGGTACCTCAACCTCCACCCCTGGGAACTCCACATCTTCTTCATCAGCTTCATCATCTTCTCCAGACACCCCAGCACCCTCCTGGCATCTTCCCCTG GCACCCCCGGGGTACCCCGGCCTCTTTCCCGGCTATCCCAGCATCTCTTCCAGGTATTCCCAGCATCATCCCGACACCTCTGGCACCTTCCCCGGCAGCCCTGGCACCTTCCCTGGCAATCCTGGCACCCTCCCCTGGTCTCAGTGG TGCCGCCAGGGCGAGCACTTAGCCCCGTTTGACATTcctgcaggatttgggaattga
- the TLE3 gene encoding transducin-like enhancer protein 3 isoform X7, producing the protein MQRHYVMTEIAKRLNTILAQIMPFLSQEHQQQVAQAVERAKQVTMTELNAIIGQQLQAQHLSHAAHGPPVQLPPHPSGLQPPGIPPVTGTSSGLLALGALGSQAHLAVKDEKNHHDLDHRGERGCCCNNSVSPSESLRASEKHRSSTDYSMDSKKRKAEEKDSMSRYDSDGDKSDDLVVDVSNEDPATPRVSPAHSPPENGLDKTRGMKKGDAPNSPASVASSSSTPSSKTKDLGHNDKSSTPGLKSNTPTPRNDAPTPGTSSTPGLRPMPGKPSSMDPLASALRTPISIAGSYAAPFAMMGHHEMNGSLTSPGAYAGLHNLPPQMSAAAAAAAAYGRSPMVGFDPHPPMRAPGLPSSLASIPGGKPAYSFHVSADGQMQPVPFPHDALAGPGIPRHARQINTLSHGEVVCAVTISNPTRHVYTGGKGCVKIWDISQPGSKSPISQLDCLNRDNYIRSCKLLPDGRTLIVGGEASTLTIWDLASPTPRIKAELTSSAPACYALAISPDAKVCFSCCSDGNIAVWDLHNQTLVRQFQGHTDGASCIDISHDGTKLWTGGLDNTVRSWDLREGRQLQQHDFTSQIFSLGYCPTGEWLAVGMESSNVEVLHHTKPDKYQLHLHESCVLSLKFAYCGKWFVSTGKDNLLNAWRTPYGASIFQSKESSSVLSCDISADDKYIVTGSGDKKATVYEVIY; encoded by the exons cagcagctccaggcccaGCACCTCTCCCACGCTGCCCACGGGCCCCCAGTCCAGCTGCCACCTCACCCCTCGGGGCTGCAGCCCCCCGGAATCCCCCCGGTGACCGGCACCAGCTCGGGGCTGCTGGCCCTCGGAGCCCTGGGCAGCCAGGCCCACCTGGCAGTCAAGGATGAGAAGAACCACCACGACCTGGACCAcagaggtgagaggggctgctgctgt AATAATTCCGTGTCCCCCTCGGAGAGCCTGCGGGCCAGCGAGAAGCACCGGAGCTCCACGGATTACAGCATGGACTCCAagaagaggaaagcagaggagaaggacaGCATGAGCCGATAt GACAGCGATGGTGACAAGAGCGATGACCTGGTGGTCGATGTCTCCAATGAG GACCCCGCCACCCCCCGGGTGAGCCCGGCCCATTCCCCCCCGGAGAACGGCCTGGACAAAACCCGTGGGATGAAGAAGGGGGACGCTCCCAACAGCCCGGCCTCGGTggcctcctccagcagcactcccTCCTCCAAGACCAAGGACCTGGGCCAC AATGACAAATCCTCCACGCCCGGCCTCAAATCCAACACTCCGACGCCCAGGAACGACGCTCCCACCCCGGGCACCAGCAGCACCCCGGGGCTGCGGCCCATGCCCGGCAAACCCAGCAGCATGGACCCCCTGG CCTCTGCCCTGCGCACGCCCATCTCCATCGCGGGTTCCTACGCCGCTCCCTTTGCCATGATGGGGCACCACGAGATGAACGGGTCCCTGACCAGCCCCGGGGCCTACGCGGGGCTGCACAACCTCCCCCCCCAGATgagcgcggccgccgccgccgccgccgcctaCGGCCGGTCGCCAATG GTCGGGTTTGACCCACACCCCCCCATGCGAGCCCCGGGgcttccctccagcctggcaTCCATCCCCGGAGGAAAACC AGCCTACTCGTTCCACGTGAGCGCGGACGGGCAGATGCAGCCGGTGCCGTTCCCGCACGACGCGCTGGCGGGGCCGGGCATCCCGCGGCACGCGCGGCAGATCAACACGCTGAGCCACGGCGAGGTGGTGTGCGCCGTCACCATCAGCAACCCCACCCGGCACGTCTACACCGGCGGCAAGGGCTGCGTCAAGATCTGGGACATCAGCCAGCCCGGCAGCAAGAGCCCCATCTCCCAGCTGGACTGCCTG AACAGGGATAACTACATCCGTTCCTGCAAGCTGCTGCCGGACGGCCGCACTCTGATCGTGGGGGGCGAGGCCAGCACCCTGACCATCTGGGACCTGGCCTCACCCACACCCCGCATCAAGGCCGAGCTGACGTCCTCGGCGCCCGCCTGCTACGCCCTGGCCATCAGCCCCGACGCCAAGGTGTGCTTCTCGTGCTGCAGCGACGGCAACATCGCTGTCTGGGACCTGCACAACCAGACCCTGGTCAG GCAATTCCAAGGCCACACGGACGGGGCCAGCTGCATAGACATCTCCCACGATGGTACCAAGCTGTGGACGGGGGGTCTGGACAACACCGTGCGCTCCTGGGACCTGCGGGAAGggcggcagctgcagcagcacgaCTTCACCTCCCAG ATCTTCTCTCTGGGATATTGCCCAACGGGCGAGTGGCTGGCAGTGGGCATGGAGAGCAGCAACGTGGAGGTGCTGCACCACACCAAACCTGACAAGTACCAGCTGCACCTGCACGAGAGCTGCGTCCTCTCCCTCAAATTCGCCTACTGCG GGAAGTGGTTTGTGAGCACCGGGAAGGACAACCTGCTCAACGCCTGGAGGACGCCCTACGGAGCCAGCATCTTCCAg tcCAAGGAATCCTCGTCGGTGCTGAGCTGTGACATCTCTGCAGATGACAAGTACATCGTCACGGGCTCTGGGGACAAGAAGGCCACGGTCTATGAGGTCATCTACTGA
- the TLE3 gene encoding transducin-like enhancer protein 3 isoform X6, translating into MQRHYVMYYEMSYGLNIEMHKQTEIAKRLNTILAQIMPFLSQEHQQQVAQAVERAKQVTMTELNAIIGQQLQAQHLSHAAHGPPVQLPPHPSGLQPPGIPPVTGTSSGLLALGALGSQAHLAVKDEKNHHDLDHRERDSSANNSVSPSESLRASEKHRSSTDYSMDSKKRKAEEKDSMSRYDSDGDKSDDLVVDVSNEDPATPRVSPAHSPPENGLDKTRGMKKGDAPNSPASVASSSSTPSSKTKDLGHNDKSSTPGLKSNTPTPRNDAPTPGTSSTPGLRPMPGKPSSMDPLGGYWASALRTPISIAGSYAAPFAMMGHHEMNGSLTSPGAYAGLHNLPPQMSAAAAAAAAYGRSPMVGFDPHPPMRAPGLPSSLASIPGGKPAYSFHVSADGQMQPVPFPHDALAGPGIPRHARQINTLSHGEVVCAVTISNPTRHVYTGGKGCVKIWDISQPGSKSPISQLDCLNRDNYIRSCKLLPDGRTLIVGGEASTLTIWDLASPTPRIKAELTSSAPACYALAISPDAKVCFSCCSDGNIAVWDLHNQTLVRQFQGHTDGASCIDISHDGTKLWTGGLDNTVRSWDLREGRQLQQHDFTSQIFSLGYCPTGEWLAVGMESSNVEVLHHTKPDKYQLHLHESCVLSLKFAYCGKWFVSTGKDNLLNAWRTPYGASIFQSKESSSVLSCDISADDKYIVTGSGDKKATVYEVIY; encoded by the exons cagcagctccaggcccaGCACCTCTCCCACGCTGCCCACGGGCCCCCAGTCCAGCTGCCACCTCACCCCTCGGGGCTGCAGCCCCCCGGAATCCCCCCGGTGACCGGCACCAGCTCGGGGCTGCTGGCCCTCGGAGCCCTGGGCAGCCAGGCCCACCTGGCAGTCAAGGATGAGAAGAACCACCACGACCTGGACCAcagag AGCGAGACTCAAGTGCA AATAATTCCGTGTCCCCCTCGGAGAGCCTGCGGGCCAGCGAGAAGCACCGGAGCTCCACGGATTACAGCATGGACTCCAagaagaggaaagcagaggagaaggacaGCATGAGCCGATAt GACAGCGATGGTGACAAGAGCGATGACCTGGTGGTCGATGTCTCCAATGAG GACCCCGCCACCCCCCGGGTGAGCCCGGCCCATTCCCCCCCGGAGAACGGCCTGGACAAAACCCGTGGGATGAAGAAGGGGGACGCTCCCAACAGCCCGGCCTCGGTggcctcctccagcagcactcccTCCTCCAAGACCAAGGACCTGGGCCAC AATGACAAATCCTCCACGCCCGGCCTCAAATCCAACACTCCGACGCCCAGGAACGACGCTCCCACCCCGGGCACCAGCAGCACCCCGGGGCTGCGGCCCATGCCCGGCAAACCCAGCAGCATGGACCCCCTGGGTGGGTACTGGG CCTCTGCCCTGCGCACGCCCATCTCCATCGCGGGTTCCTACGCCGCTCCCTTTGCCATGATGGGGCACCACGAGATGAACGGGTCCCTGACCAGCCCCGGGGCCTACGCGGGGCTGCACAACCTCCCCCCCCAGATgagcgcggccgccgccgccgccgccgcctaCGGCCGGTCGCCAATG GTCGGGTTTGACCCACACCCCCCCATGCGAGCCCCGGGgcttccctccagcctggcaTCCATCCCCGGAGGAAAACC AGCCTACTCGTTCCACGTGAGCGCGGACGGGCAGATGCAGCCGGTGCCGTTCCCGCACGACGCGCTGGCGGGGCCGGGCATCCCGCGGCACGCGCGGCAGATCAACACGCTGAGCCACGGCGAGGTGGTGTGCGCCGTCACCATCAGCAACCCCACCCGGCACGTCTACACCGGCGGCAAGGGCTGCGTCAAGATCTGGGACATCAGCCAGCCCGGCAGCAAGAGCCCCATCTCCCAGCTGGACTGCCTG AACAGGGATAACTACATCCGTTCCTGCAAGCTGCTGCCGGACGGCCGCACTCTGATCGTGGGGGGCGAGGCCAGCACCCTGACCATCTGGGACCTGGCCTCACCCACACCCCGCATCAAGGCCGAGCTGACGTCCTCGGCGCCCGCCTGCTACGCCCTGGCCATCAGCCCCGACGCCAAGGTGTGCTTCTCGTGCTGCAGCGACGGCAACATCGCTGTCTGGGACCTGCACAACCAGACCCTGGTCAG GCAATTCCAAGGCCACACGGACGGGGCCAGCTGCATAGACATCTCCCACGATGGTACCAAGCTGTGGACGGGGGGTCTGGACAACACCGTGCGCTCCTGGGACCTGCGGGAAGggcggcagctgcagcagcacgaCTTCACCTCCCAG ATCTTCTCTCTGGGATATTGCCCAACGGGCGAGTGGCTGGCAGTGGGCATGGAGAGCAGCAACGTGGAGGTGCTGCACCACACCAAACCTGACAAGTACCAGCTGCACCTGCACGAGAGCTGCGTCCTCTCCCTCAAATTCGCCTACTGCG GGAAGTGGTTTGTGAGCACCGGGAAGGACAACCTGCTCAACGCCTGGAGGACGCCCTACGGAGCCAGCATCTTCCAg tcCAAGGAATCCTCGTCGGTGCTGAGCTGTGACATCTCTGCAGATGACAAGTACATCGTCACGGGCTCTGGGGACAAGAAGGCCACGGTCTATGAGGTCATCTACTGA